The Bradyrhizobium sp. LLZ17 genomic sequence CAGGACCTGCTCGGCGAGGGACTGTGGCGCCCGTCGGCGCCCAAGGGCTTTCCCGACGACGAGGCCAGCTGGATCGACGGCATTGGCCGGCGGCTCGACATCGCCAACAATTTTGCCGAGCGCGTGGCGGCCACCGCGGATCCGCAGGTGATCATCGAGGATGTCTTCGCATCCGAGATCACAGCAGAGGTGAAGCAGGCGGTCGGTCGCGCCGAGAGCCGGCAGCAGGCGCTGGCGTTGTTGTTCATGTCGGCGGATTTTCAGAGGAGGTGAGCATGGGCGTCGCCAATCATTTGCCCACGCGGCGCGAACTTCTGGTCGGCTCCGGCGCGCTGTTTGCGTGGAGCCAGATGCCGCGGCTCGCACGCGCCGAAGGGCGTGATCCGCGCCTGCTCGTCATCGTCCTGCGCGGCGCGCTCGACGGCCTTGGTGCGGTCGCGCCGGTCGGTGATCCCGACTGGATCTCGCTGCGCGGCGATGGCGCGCTGACGCTGGACGGCAAGGCGCCGGCGCTGCCGCTCGATGCCTTCTTTGCGCTCAATCCGGCGATGCCGAACCTGCACCGGCTCTACAAGACCGGCAAGGCCTCGATCGTTCATGCCACAGCGACGCCCTATCGCGAGCGCTCGCATTTCGACGGCCAGGACGTGCTGGAGAGCGGATTCACCAAGCCCGGCGCGACCTCCTCGGGATGGCTCAACCGCGCGCTGCTCGCACTGGAGTCGGGCGGGCGCGTCGACCCGCGCGGCAGCCGCGCGCTCGGCATCGGCGCGGTGACGCCGCTGGTGGTGCGCGGTACCGCGCCGGTGATGACATGGGTGCCGCAAAAACTGCTGCCGGCGAGCGAGGACACCCAGAGCCGCCTGCTCGATCTCTACCAACACACCGACCCGAAGCTCGCGACCGTGCTTCAGGCGCGCATCAAGCTTGCCTCGCTCGCCGGTGCGCCCGGCACCGGCGATCCGATGTCGGACGATCCGACCTTGATGCCGCCCGGCATCGAGCGTGTGCGCGCCTATTTCGCCGAAGCCGCGGGCACCGCGGCGCGCTATCTCGCCAAGCCCGACGGCCCGCGCGTCGGCGCCATGGGCTTCGTCGGCTGGGACACGCATATCGCGGAAGGTGCTGCGTCAGGCCAGCTCTACAATCTGCTCGGGGCGCTCGACGGTGCCTTTGCCGCGATCGAAAAGAATATGGGCGAGGCCTGGGGCGAGACGGTCGTCGCGGTCGTCACCGAGTTCGGCCGCACCGCGCGCATCAACGGCACGCAAGGCACCGACCACGGCACCGGCACGGTCGCCTTCCTCATCGGCGGCGCGCTCGCCGGCGGCCGCGTGATCGCGGACTGGCCGGGACTGAAATCGGCGCAGCTGTTCGAGGACCGCGATCTCAAGCCGACCACCGATCTTCGCGCAGTGCTGAAAGGCCTGCTGCGGGATCATCTGCGCGTCGAGGAGAAGGTGCTCGCCGAAACGGTCTTCCCCGGCAGCGCGGACGTCAAAGCGATCGGCGGCCTCGTCGGCTGACGGGGCCATCGCAACTGGATCGGGTTCATGATGTGCACACTGACGCAACGGGAGCTCGACTTTCTCGCCAGCCTGACAACGGGCTGGCGGCGGCTCTATCGGCGCGAGCTCATGCGGCTCCTGAAGGGCGACATCAGGACCGGTGAGGCTCAGTCGGACGGGCGCCCGATCATCTGGCGCATCGTATCGGGCTGATTTTCGCAAGGTTGTCCCGATCCAGGACATGCGACTGTGGTGGAATCGCCACAGCCGGCGCGAAACGATGGTGGCCCTAAGGCCGCTTTTGTTCAGCCAAGGTTCTGCCCTCATTGCCCACCGAAACTCCGGGTTGTTCGGAGGGCGCATCATGTCTCGCTTCGCACGTGCCGAAACTGCCCGGATTTGCCTTGCAACCTCGTGCCGCCAATCGGCCCGGCTGCTGCTCGCGATCGTCGCCGCGGCATCGCTCGCGGCCTGCGCCCAATCGCCGGTCGGCCGCCAGAAGGCCGATCTGGTCGGCACCAGCAGGCAGGCGGTGATCGAGCGTCCGCACAGGGTGGCGGCGCTGCATCCGCGGCCGATCCACCGGGCGCGTCCGTCCGATGATGCAGGAAGCATGCAGACGGCCTCGCGAGGCGTTGCCAGCTTCTATTCGGATACGGAGACCGCCAGCGGCGAGAGGTTCGACAAGAACGAACTGACCGCGGCCCATCCGACGCTGCCGTTCGGCACAAAGCTGCGCGTCACCGATGTCTCGTCCGGCCGCTTCGTCACCGTCAGAGTCAACGATCGCGGACCCTATGTCCGCGGCCGCGTGGTCGACATCTCTCCGTCCGCGGCCGAGGCTCTTGGCATGGTGGACAGGGGCGTCGCCAATGTCAGGCTCGACGTCGTGCAATAGCGCGTGATCGATCGGCGTCGAACGGGCGGCTTAACCGGCTGTTAGCCGCTCTCGCGCACGATGGCTGTCCAGACAAAATAGCGGCTGCCAATTGGGAGCCTTTGGGGGAGGCGGCGTTTGAACGCGATCCAGTATCTCGAAGATCAGGCCGCACGCGCCGAGCGGATCGCCAAACGGATCACGGATACCAGGACGATCGAACAGCTCCTGACCTTCGCAGGCGAACGCCGCCGCGAAATCGAGCTCATCGCCGCAAGGCGACGGCAGGCTTAACTCCGGCAGACCATCCCTGCGCCATGCATTGACGATGCGCGATCAGCTATGGCTCTCGACGAAATCGCTGAGATAGTCCGGCAGCTCCATGCCCTCGATATCGCAGCGAGCCCGAATTTCACGGGCGACGTCGATCGAGATGTCCTTCATCCAGTGCTCGAGCGTGTTGAAGGAGATCACCTTGACGGGATCGTTGAAGCAGCCGGCGACGAGCTCGCGGATGGTCGCGTCGATGTCGCTTCGCTCGACGCGGATCTCGGTCGCCTCGTCGCGACGATCGATCACGACGAACAGGGTCTGGTCGGCGCCATAGGGCACCGTTGGATCGGGCATGCTGGTTTCGAGCATCTCGGGCACTCACGCCTCGGCTTCCGATCCCCGACAACCGCAGAATCGGCGAGAAGGTTCCTAGCTTGCTGAGAGGCCCGGCGTGCACGTGCAGATATCGCATCTACCCGCAATCAGAGAAACTCTCTCCAGCGCGATAATTCTAGGACGTGCTCGGGCGACAGGATCTCGGTGACCAGCGGCGGCTGCGGTCTCGTGTGGATCTCGTAGAGATGCCTCGTGGTCTCCGGCTTGGCCATGAAGGCCGAGATGCATTCGTCGAGCGTCCCTTCGCTGACCTGGTAGGGCTCCCGCTCAGGTCTTCGCTGGTTGGCAAGCGACGGCCATTTATGCAGCGCGGCGCGCGCGCCGAAATCGACCTTTGAATCCGTAACCGGTGCGTCCCCCATCGGCTCCGCCTCACGCAAAAAGAACCCCAGCACACAAGTTTTGCTTGGGTGCCGGGGCCCACATCAATCGCTACATCTCAATGCCACGCCCACCAACGCAGCGGCCGGGAAATGGTTCCGGGCGGCCCATGGCGGCTCAGCTCGCGGCCGCTGCTATCCTGTGCCCTGGGCTGGCATGCCCGTGAGCGTTCTCGTCGCCACGCCGCACCTCCGGCGGAAGCCCGGCAAAGCGCCGCAAGGCCTCGGCCATCTGCACCCGGCCCGAGACGCCGGTGATCACCACGTCCACCATCACGAAGGACGAGTGGAAATGGCCACGGGCCTTGAACTGCTGGACCGGCACGCCGGCGGCCGCCATGGCGTCGGCATAGGCGATGCCCTCGTCGCGCAACGGATCGAACTCGCAGGTCACAACGAAGGCCGGCGGCAGTCCCGCGACCTTGCCGCGCAGCGGCGAGACGCGCGGGTCGGTGCGGTCGGCCGGTGAGCAATAGAGGTCCCAGAACCAGTACATCAACGAACGCGTCAGGAAATAGCCGGACGCATTGTCGTTGTAGGACGCACGATCGAAGCTGCAATCGGTGACGGGGCACACCAGGAGCTGGCCTGCGATCTCCGGCCCGCCGCGGTCGCGTGCGAGCTGGCAGGTGACGGCGGCGATGTTGCCGCCGGCGCTCCAGCCCGCCACCAGCACCGGGCCCGGCTGGCCGCCGAGTTCGGCCGCGTGCTCGGCGATCCAGCGCGTTGCCGCATAGCCGTCCTCGGCCGCCGCGGGAAAACGATGCTCCGGCGCGCGGCGGTAGCCGACGCTGACGAAGATCATGCCGGTTCGCCGCACCATGTCCCGGCAGAACGGATCATCGGACTGCTCGTCGCCGAGCACCCAGCCGCCACCATGGAAATAGACCACGACCGGATGCGGCCCCGGCGTTGCAGGCTTGTAGACACGATAGGGCAGGGGACCGTCGGCGCCGGGCAGCGTGCCGTCGGTGACGGCGCCGACCGGCCGTCCCGCTGGGCGGCCCTTGTTGAATTCGTCGACGAAGGCGCGCGCGCCGAGCGCGCCCATCGACTCGATCGGCGGCAGGTTGAGTGATGCCAGCAGGTTCAGCACCAGCCGCACATCGGGTTGCAGGCGGACCACCTCGCCGTCATGGCATTGTGCGGCGACATCGGGGCCGCTGAGCTTGAAGCCGAGCATGCCGCGGCTCGCGACCTCGTCGCAGATGCTGCGATAGGGGCCGACGCCGCCCGTATAGGGCATCAGCGCGTGCACCTTGCCGGGCACGTTGGCGCCCGTGTACCAGGTGTTGGCAAGCCGGTGCAGCGTCAGCGTCGCACAGTCGGCCATGTGCCGGCCCCAGCCGGCCTGCGCCGTCTCGGTGGCTTCGATCGTGGTGAAGCCGGCGTCACGCAGTGCGGCAAGCCGCTCGACCACCCAGTCGACATGCTGCTCGATCGACACCGCCATGTTCGACAGCACCGACGGACTGCCGGGACCGGTGATCATGAAGAAGTTCGGAAAGCCCGCGACGGTAAGGCCAAGATAGGTCTGCGGCCCCTGCGCCCAGACGTCGGACAGCGACTTGCCGCCGCGTCCGGTGATCGGATGCACGGCGCGGATCGCGCCGGTCATGGCGTCGAAGCCGGTCGCGAACACGATGACGTCGACATCGAAGCTGCGCTTCCCGGTGGTGATGCCACCCGCGCTGATTGCCTTGATCGGCTCCTGCCGCAGATTGACCAGGGTGACGTTCGGCCGGTTGTAGGTGGCGTAATAATTCGTATCGAGGCACGGGCGTTTTGCGCCGAACGGATGATCGTGCGGTGTGAGCGCTGCGGCGGTTTCGGGATCCTTGACAATGGCGCGGATCTTTTCCCGGATCAGGTCCGCGACGATGTTGTTGCCGTCGATGTCGACGCCCTGATCGGCCCAGAGCTGGGTCAGGATGTAGATCAGGTCGCCCTTGCCCCAGGCCTCCTCGAAGCGCGCGCGCAGTTCGGCCTCGCTCAATTGCCAGCTAACCGCCGTCTGCTGCGGGTAGGGCACGCCGGTCATCGACTGGCGCGCCTGTTCGCGATAGCCGGCGCGGTCGCCCTGCAGCAGGCTCATGCGGCCGGACGGGGCGGGGCCGTTATGGGCTGGCAGCGCGAAATTCGGGGTGCGCTGGAACACGGTTAGATGCGCGGCCTGTTCGGCGATCAACGGGATCGACTGGATCCCTGAGGAGCCGGTGCCGATCACCGCGACGCGTTTTCCCGCAAGATTGACACCGCCATGCGGCCAGCGTCCGGTGAAATAGACCTCACCGCCAAATTGGCTAACGCCGTCGATTTCCGGCGGCTTCGGCGCCGAGAGGCAGCCCGTGGCCATGACGTAATGGCGGCAGGACACGGGCGCACCATTGTCGGTGCCGAGCTGCCACCGTTCGGTCGCTTCGTCCCATCTGGCTTCCGTGACCTTGGTCTTGAAGCGGATGTCGCGCCTGAGCTCATAGCGGTCGGCGACGAAGCCGAGATAGCGCAGGATCTCGGGCTGGGTCGCGTATTTCTCCGACCAGGTCCAGGCGGCTTCGAGTTCCGGATCGAACGTGTAGCTGTAGTCGATGGTCTGGATATCGCAGCGCGCGCCGGGATAGCGGTTCCAGTACCAGGTACCCCCGACATCGCCGGCCTCTTCGAGCACGACCGTCGTGAACCCCGCCTTGCGCAGGCGGTGGAGCAGATAGAGGCCGGCAAATCCGGCGCCAACCACGGCGACGTCGACCTGTTGGGTTGTTCCACTTGCCGACTTGGACTCGCGTGTGGCGACCGTTGCGTCAGGCATGGCTTTCCTCCGGTGCTTTATTTTGCCGTCAGGCTATCGCCGCCGACCCGGCTTGTCATCAAAACAAGCGCAATCTGCGGTAGCGGTTTGCGGCGTCATCGTGGCCGCGCGAACGTTGCTTCGATGCACGCATCGCGATGCACAATGGCCGTGATTGCCCGGGCTAATCATGACCGATCCGTCTGTGTATGCTTGCGGCTACAAGCCACGCGTACCGACCGGGCGTCATGACAGAGTTGAGCGAGCGGACCAAAGCCAACATGGACGTCGTCCTGGAGGAGACGTGCCGCCAATTGCCGCATGGCGGCGATCACGACAGCCGCCGCTTCATCGCCGAGCGCCTGATCGAGGCAGCGCGATCCGGCCATTCAACGCTCGGCGAACTCGGCATCGTCGCGCGGCGCGCGCTCGCGGAGATTATCGGCAAGGGCGGTTAGGTTTGCAGTCGATGGGACAGTCCGGACCTGGGCGCCAGGTTCGGCTGCGACGTTCCTGCCAGAATGCAAACGGGGCGGGCGCTTCAAGTCTCATTTGGACTGCGAGCGATGAACTCGGCCGCACGGGTGCGCAATATCCCATGTTCGGCGAGCAACTGCGCTGCAGGGCTTCGCGTCTCCGGAAATATGCCGATCAGCATGTTCGCACCGGTTACCGCGGGGCGTCCAAGTTCATACGCATGGATTTCTGCACGCTGTTCTGCGCGTTGGAATGCGGCGGTGGGTTTGGCGTCCTCGTCATTCTGGGTGACGATATTGTCGAGCTCCCGATCGATATAGGCTTTGATGCTCGCTCTCATGCCGCCGATGTCGGCGTTGCAAGCCTGCATCACGGCGACGGCGTCGGCATCGTCGAGGAGCGCGAGCAGGAGATGCTCCAGCGTAGCGTATTGATGATGCCGCTCCGTGGCATAGCCGAGGGCGCGGAGCCTTGTTGTCTGGAGCGCCGGCGAGAGCGGGCGGCGAAACTCCATGAACGCGTCGACCTGCCTCAGCCGCGCGACTGGATCGAGGGTCGCCAGCAGATTCTGCTTGTCGGCCATCGGCAATACCAGCCGCGTTGCGATGATGTCGGCGACGCGTCCCGGATCGCGGGTCTGTTCGAGCAAGGGCCATACCCCCGGGATGCGGATGTCACGGGCCGCCGTATAACGTTCGAAGCGCCTGACGGCGCGAAGGATCAGTTCCGGTGCATCGGGGATCGGCCCCTCCGAGAGGGCAACAATCTCCGCCTCGTATGCGCCGCTGCCGGTGACGAAGCGTTGGATCAGGACGCGGCGATTGACTTGCGTGAGCACTTTCAGCGTCCCGTCAGGAAGCGGTTCAAGTTCGAGCAGTTGGGCGAGGACGCCGATTGCATGGACATCCCCGTCCCCCGGCTCGTCGGTGCCTTGCTCCTTCTGGATCGCCAGCACCACCTCGCGCTGTCGTCCGAAGGCGTGGTCGAGCGCCTGCATGGTCTTTGGGCGTCCAACGAACAAAGGGTACGTCGCAGTCGGGAAGGGGACCAGGTCCCGCAACGGAACGGCGGGGTAGGTTGCCAATCCGGCTTGAGGTCCTGCTGCGTGCGCGCTTGCGGGTGGCGCCTGACCGTTGCGTCGGTCGGCCTGGAGCAGCGCCGACATGGTGTTCCAGTCGGTGAGGCCGAAGATCCTGGAGACCAGGTCCAGGCTCTCGCCGTGACTTATGTTGATAGCTTTGGTCTGGAGTTGGTCGCGCAGGGTCTGCGCCATAGCCTTCGCATCGCGAAAATCGCGCATCGGTGTCGTCCTTTGCTATGAGCGAACCAGGCGTGTCAGGTGGTTGCGTTGCTGACCCGGTCGCTCGGGCAAAGGCAGGCCGAAAACGGCTTCGATACGTTCACCGTCCCGTGGAGGGTGCAACCGGCCGGTCGTATCAACCGAACGAAAAAGTGACCCAAAGTGCGCTCGCTGTCAATCGCAACGGCGCCCGCGGCGAAGCTTGCCTCGCTGCCGGCCGCAGACGTAACCTGCCGGGGAACCTTTCCGCGCATCGAGATGTCCGAAGATGCGGTCCCTGCTTGCGCTCGTTGCGGCTTCCGTCGTGCTCTGCTGCGCCGATGTGGCCGCGGCTCAGGCGGTCGGCCAGTTTCCGTTCGCCTTGACGCGGGAAGGCCAGATGCTCGGCGCCGTCGAAGGCGAGGTGGCCTCCTTCAGAGGGCTTGCCTATGCGGCGCCGCCGGTCGGCGCGCTGCGCTGGCGTCCGCCGCAGCCGATGCCCGAAAGCTCGGAGATGCGCACCGTCTACGACTACGGTGCGCCGTGCCTGCAACCGTCGCTGCCGGGCGCGAGCGAGGACTGCCTGACGCTCAACGTGTTTCGTCCGTTCGGGGTCGACGGCCCGTTGCCGGTGATGGTGTTCGTTCACGGCGGTGGTTTTGTGACCGGCACCGCGAACGATCTGCTGTTCGACGGCGCAAAGCTGGCGCAGGCCGGCGTCATCGTGGTGACCGTGAATTATCGTCTCGGCGCGTTCGGCTGGCTCACTGAGCCCGCGCTGCCGGAGGGCGCCTCCGGCAATTACGGATTGATGGACCAGATCGCAGCGCTGCACTGGGTCCACGACAACATCGCGGCGTTCGGCGGCGATCCCAACAACGTCACCCTGTTCGGGAACGGCGCCGGCGCGACATCGATCGCGCTGTTGATGCTGTGCGCGCAATCGCGCGATCTGTTTCAGAAAGCCATTCTGCAATCGGTGCCCGGCCGTGCGCGGCTGCACTCGCCGCAGGAGGCAGAAGCTGTGGGCCGCCAATTCGTGGCCGCGCTCGGGCAGGGGGCGGATTTACGCGCAGCCACGCTCGCACGGCTGCTTGCAGCTGAAAAGAAATTGCTGGAAAAATCGCCGCGCAGTTTTGCGCCGGCAATCGATGGACGCCTGGTGACCGAGGACGTCGCCGCGGGATTTGCGGCGGGACATGAGAGCCGCATTCCCCTGATGATCGGCTCGAATGATGACGAGACGCGGTTTGGCGGCGAGCTTGAGATCAAGGAAGCGCTGTGGTCCATAGGCGACAGCATCGACGCGCTTCGCAAGCTTTATCCAGACGCTGCGACGCCTTCGGGCTTCGCGGCGCGTCTCTATACAGACAAGGTCTTCTCCGAGCCGGTGCGATTGCTGGCTCGCCTCCATGCGGCAACCGGCGCGCCGACCTTCCGCTATCGCTTTGGCTATGTGCCGGAAGCCCGGCGCAGAAATCCCGACGAAGGGCACGGGCGGGAGCTGCAATTCGTCTTTGGTGTAGAAGGGGTGCCCGGTGCGGGGATCTTCTCGCGAAGAGATCGCGAGGTCGCCAGCCGCTTGCGCACCTATTGGATCAACTTCGCCAGGAGCGGCGATCCCAACGGCGCCGGTTTGCCGCATTGGGACGCCGCCGACCGCCTGCTGCTGATCACGAACGATCGCATCGCGAGCGGCGACGACCCCTGGTCGGAGCGTCTGGACCGGCTGGCGCGTGAGAGCAAAAACTGAGTTGGAGTTACGCCGCGAGTTCGACGCGGGGCGCCGGTGTCAGCCGGTCTTCCTCCAGATAGTCCATCGCGCCGTCCTTCTCGACGGCGTAGAACTGCTGGCCTTCCCTGGATTTGAAGGCGGCGCGAACGACGCCGCGGCGGCCCTTGTCACTGTTGACGACGTCCCCCAGCGCAAACTTCTTCATCTCACGTCTCACTTGCCTTCTGGCCGATTCCTGTGGCCACAGCTGGATTGTGAGAGGCAAATCGTTAACGCCTTGCTAACCATCACGGTTTCCCTATGCTCATCTCATATGGCGCGGCTGTTGCGCGCGCATTGCTGCGAAACAGGCGAGCCGACATCCATGACGCGATTACCGACCTTCTTCCTCTCCCACGGCGGCGGCCCGTGGCCCTTCATGGAGGACCGCCGCATGCAATACGCCAAGACTGCCGCGGAATTCGCCCGGCTGCCGCAGCTTCTGCCGGCGCAGCCGAAGGCGGTGCTCGTCATCACCGGTCACTGGGAGGCCGAGGCATTCACGGTGTCGAGCTCGGCGCATCCGCCCATGGTGTATGACTATTACGGTTTCCCCGAGCACACCTATCATCTCAAATACCCCGCGCCGGGCAAGCCCGAACTGGCCGCAGAGGTGAAGGCACTCCTCACGCGCGCGGGGCTCGATTGCCGGGAGGATGCCAATCAGGGTTTTGATCACGGCACCTTCGTGCCGCTCGGCTTGATGTATCCAAACGCCGATATGCCGATCGTGCTGTTGTCGCTGAAGTCGAGTTACGATGCGGCCGAACACGTCAAGGTCGGGCAGGCGATCGCCTCGTTGCGCGACGAGGGCATTTTGATCGTCGGCAGCGGGCTCACCTATCACAACATGCGCGGCTTCGGACGCGCCGAGTCCAAGCCGGTCTCCTATGATTTCGAAGCCTATCTGAACGATGCCATCAGTGCGCCGGATGCGGCGCGCCGCAACGCGATGCTGGTCGGCTGGCAGAACGCACCGACTGCGCGCCTCGCCCATCCCCGCGAAGATCACCTGCTGCCGCTGATGGTGGCGGCCGGTGCGGCCGGCAGCGACGTCGGCCGGCGCGTCTTCGTCGACGAGGTCGCGAATGTGGCCATGGCGTCGTATGTGTTTGGCGGCTGATTCTGGCCGTCCCTAGATTTTATGCTGAGCCATTATTTTGTAATCCCCCGGAACGCACTTGTAATGCTGAATATGCCAGCTTTCAGAACGGTAGACGGGATGATCTTCCTTCCATTTGGCTAAGCCAGCTTGACCTCCGATGGCGCAGCTCTGAAACGTCACCGCGCTGTCTAGTGCCGAGCTGGTGACGATTTCTTCGATGCAAGCGGTGGATGACAAATGGCAAAGCACAGCGACAACTGTCACAAACATCTGGCCCTCAAATTGATTTCGAAAAATAAGCGGTAAAAAGTATTCAGCCTTCATACCAGAATGGTTGCTGCTCGAAAAGCATCACCACTCGCCGGCGCAAAGAATACCGTGCGTCCCCTGTTACCACCGGGCCCTTAAAGCATCCTGGGCCGGCTCAGGTTTCTATGCCCGCTCTATCGCGTGGATAGGATGGCGGTCACGCCGTGCGGCGGGAGGCGATCAGGTCGCGATACAGCGTGGCGTACTCGCCCGCCCGGTTGCGCCAGGAGACGTCGGTCGAGAGGCCGGCCAGCTGCAATTTTCGCCAAGCCGGCTTGTCATGGAAGGCGAAGCTCGCACGTCCGAGCGCTGCCGAGAGGTTTTTGGATGTGACCGGTCCGAACGTGAAGCCCGTCGCCGCGTCGCTGACGGTGTCCGCAAGACCGCCGACGCGCGACACGATCGGCACGGCGCCATAACGCAGCGCGCAGAGCTGGGTCAGGCCGCACGGCTCGAACCGCGACGGCACCACGAGCGCATCGGAGCCGGCCTGGATCAGATGGGCGAGCGCTTCGTCATAGCCGATCACGGCCGCGATCCGGCCCTGATGCCCGCGTGCGGTCGCCTGATAACGATCCTGTAGCTCGGCATCGCCGCTGCCGAGCAGTGCCAATTGCATTCCATCGGTCAGGATGGTGGGCATCGCCTCGAGCAGGAGATCGAGCCCCTTCTGCCACGACAGCCGGCTGATGACGCCGAGCAGCAGCGCATCCGGCCGCGGATCGAGGCCGAGCCGCTGTTGCAGCGCTGCCTTGTTGGCCGACCGAAACGACAGCTCTTCGGCGCTGAAGCGATAGGCGATGTGCGGATCGGTGTGCGGATTCCAGACCGAAACGTCGATGCCATTGAGGATGCCGCTCAGCACGCCGGCGCGCTCGCGCAACAGGCCGCCCAGTCCCATGCCGCCTTCGTCGCTCTGGATCTCCTGCGCATAGGTCGGCGACACCGTGGTGATGCGATCGGCGAGTTGCAGCCCGGCTTTGAGAAAGCTGATGCCGCCGAAATATTCGAGGCCATGGACGTCGAACGACGCCTGCGGGGGCAGGCCGATCGCACCGGCCAGCTCGCGCGAAAACTTGCCCTGATAGGCCATGTTGTGAATGGTCATCACGGTGCCGGGCCGCGGGCGGTTGTCGTAGTGCAGATAGGCCGGCGCGAGCCCGGCCTGCCAGTCATGGGCATGCACGATGTCGGGCACGAACGCGGGAACGAGGCCGTGGCCGATGTCGGCGGCGATGCGCGACAGCGCAGCGAAGCGCACGCCATTGTCGGGCCAGTCGAGGCCCTCGGCCGTGACATAGGGATTGCCGGGCCGCGCATAGAGATGCGGCACGTCCAGAACCAGCAGATCGAGCCCGTCGCGCGAGCCTGCGAGCAGGCGGCCCGGACCGCCGAAATAGTCCGGCCAGCGCCGGATTTCCTCGGCGCCCGCGAGCTGCCGCATCACGTCGGGATAGCCCGGCATCAGCGTGCGCACCTCGACGCCATGGGCCTTCAACGCGATCGGCAGCGCACCGGCGACATCCGCGAGGCCGCCGGTCTTGAGGATGGGATAGACTTCAGATGCGACCGCGAGGACGCGAACAGGCGTCATGTATTGAGCCTGTCGATCATCGGCTGGGTGACGAGGGAGATGCCCTGCTCGGTGGTGCGGAAGCGCTTTGCGTCGAATTCGGGATCGTCGCCGATGACGAGTCCCTCGGGAATCTCCACGCCGCGATCAATCACGACGTTCTTCAGCCGCGCGCCACGGCCGACATTGACGTAAGGCATGATCACGGCGTTCTCGACATTGGCGTAGGAGTTGATGCGTACGCCGGTGAACAGCAGCGAGCGGCGCAGCGACGCGCCCGAGATGATGCAGCCGCCGGAGACCAACGAGCTCACCGCCTGGCCGCGCCGGCTTTCCTCATCATGGACGAATTTCGCCGGCGGCGTGATCTCCGAATAGGACCAGATCGGCCACGCCCGGTCGAACAGGTCGAGCTCGGGCACCACGTCGGTCAGGTCGATGTTGGCGGCCCAATAGGCATCGACGGTGCCGACGTCGCGCCAATAGGCGCGCGGGTCGTTGCCGGTTCGCACGCAGGAGCTGGAGTATTGATGCGCGATCGCGCGGCCATTCTTGACGATATAGGGAATGATATCCTTGCCGAAA encodes the following:
- a CDS encoding class III extradiol ring-cleavage dioxygenase; amino-acid sequence: MTRLPTFFLSHGGGPWPFMEDRRMQYAKTAAEFARLPQLLPAQPKAVLVITGHWEAEAFTVSSSAHPPMVYDYYGFPEHTYHLKYPAPGKPELAAEVKALLTRAGLDCREDANQGFDHGTFVPLGLMYPNADMPIVLLSLKSSYDAAEHVKVGQAIASLRDEGILIVGSGLTYHNMRGFGRAESKPVSYDFEAYLNDAISAPDAARRNAMLVGWQNAPTARLAHPREDHLLPLMVAAGAAGSDVGRRVFVDEVANVAMASYVFGG
- the glgA gene encoding glycogen synthase GlgA, with amino-acid sequence MTPVRVLAVASEVYPILKTGGLADVAGALPIALKAHGVEVRTLMPGYPDVMRQLAGAEEIRRWPDYFGGPGRLLAGSRDGLDLLVLDVPHLYARPGNPYVTAEGLDWPDNGVRFAALSRIAADIGHGLVPAFVPDIVHAHDWQAGLAPAYLHYDNRPRPGTVMTIHNMAYQGKFSRELAGAIGLPPQASFDVHGLEYFGGISFLKAGLQLADRITTVSPTYAQEIQSDEGGMGLGGLLRERAGVLSGILNGIDVSVWNPHTDPHIAYRFSAEELSFRSANKAALQQRLGLDPRPDALLLGVISRLSWQKGLDLLLEAMPTILTDGMQLALLGSGDAELQDRYQATARGHQGRIAAVIGYDEALAHLIQAGSDALVVPSRFEPCGLTQLCALRYGAVPIVSRVGGLADTVSDAATGFTFGPVTSKNLSAALGRASFAFHDKPAWRKLQLAGLSTDVSWRNRAGEYATLYRDLIASRRTA